The Helicobacter jaachi genome segment CCGATGACTACCTGCACGCCGCTATCTCGCAAGTTTTCAGCATGTGCGTGTCCTTGACTTCCAAAGCCTATGATTGCCACTTTTTTGCCTTGTATTAAGCCTAAATCGCAGTCTTTATCGTAATAAACTTTAAGTGCCATTTTGTTTGTCCTTTCGCAGTTTTGCCACCGCTTAAATGATAGAATAAAGGCTCAATTATAGTTAAAACAAACTTAGTTATAATTAACGCCAAATCACAAAGGAGGCAAAATGCAGCACATCACAGATACAAACTCACCCTTATCACGCTCTAGCCTACTTGAGCCAGCGCAAATGGAATTTGTAGGAGAAATCATCACTAGCCTCCTGCAGAGCATTGATACAGAGCTAACGCACGCCTTTATTAGTATTAAACAAAGCCTTGAAAAGAAAGATATTGAGACATTTAAGCGCGCGCTTGCAGAGATTTCAGCACAGGATAAAACACTTTTTATTATAAAGGCTTTCACGCTCTATCATATGCTACTTAATATTATCGAGGAGTTAAACCTTAGCAACAATGCCACACTCAACACCCTCCCCCAAAGCCTGCAGGATTTAAATAAAGAGGGCTATGATACTTGTGATATGCTAGAGATTTTAGAGCATTTGCGCTTTTATCCCGTCTTTACCGCGCACCCTACAGAATCTCGCCGCCGCACTTTCCTTGAAGCGCATCATCAAATGAGCCAAAACATTCAAGCCATTTTTACGCACAATGACAGCGCGGCTAAAGCCCAACTGCTCTATCGCTTGCACCTATTGTGGCATACGCATTTGGTGCGCAGTGAAAAAATGGAGATTTTATTTGAGCTTGATAATCTACTCTATATTATTGAAAGTTCCATACTTGAGGCGGCTACAAAGGTTTTAGGCGATATACAATGCTTGCTAAATAAAAATTTAGAGCATTCGCCAATCACACTAGGCAGCTGGATAGGCGGCGATAGAGATGGCAATCCCTATGTAAGCAATGAAATTATGACAAAGGTTATGAAAATCGCGCATAAGGCTATCATTGAAGTGTATATTAAAAAATGCGATAAGCTTATCCGCGAGCTTTCCATGTCTATGGATTTTATAAAGCCTAGCAAAGCCCTCATGCAATCCCTACAAGATAATATAGCCCAACTCTCGCAAAGTCAAGCCACACTCTTTGCCAAAGAACCCTTTCGCGCTAAACTCTACCTTATCAAAAAGAAATTGCAAAATCGCCTCATAGCCATTAATACTGTGGATAATATTGATTTTACCTACAAAGATTCTAAAGAGCTTATTGGCGATATTGATATGCTTATAGAATCTCTAGATTCTATCTCTGCAGCGGGATTGGTGGAGTTTAGGCATTTAGTGCTGCTTGGGGGCTTTCATCTTTTAAGGCTTGATTTTAGGGAGCATAGAGATGTAATTTTAAACGCCACAAGCGAGGTATTTTGCCTTATTGGGAGGAGCGATAGCGATTTTAAGGATTTAAGCGAGAATAAAAAATGCGAGATTTTAAATACGGCTTTAGGCGCTAAAAGATTTGATTTAAATACCATACTTGAAGAGCTTTCACCAGAAACAAGGCGCTTTGTGGGTGCATTTTTACGCATTCAGTGGGCAAAAAAGCATATTTCAGAGCATATTTTGCAAAGTTTTATCATCTCTATGTGCACAGAAGCAAGTGATTTGCTCTGTGTGCTGTGGTTTGCTAAACAAAGCGGCTTATGGAAGCCGGGCAAAAAAAAGGAGGCAAAAAGCGGCAAGGCAAAAATTTCCATTACCCCACTTTTTGAGACCATAGACGACTTACAGCGCGCACAAAGCATTATCCAAACACTATGTGTAAACCCGCATTATCGACAATATCTACTTGATAATCAAAGCACGCAAGAAATTATGATTGGCTATTCAGATTCAAGCAAAGATGGTGGGATTTTTGCTAGCAATTACAATTTATATCACGCTATTAGCAATCTTACCAAGCTCCAAAGCACGCTTGATATACATATTCGCTTTTTCCACGGGCGCGGAGGGAGCGTTAGCCGCGGTGGCGGGAGTTTGGAGGAGGCTTTATTATCCTCTAGCCCTCAAAGTGTGAATGGCGTGCTAAAAACCACAGAGCAAGGCGAAATGATAAGCGCTAAGTATCTTAACAAAAATATCGCTACTAAAAATTTTTCAAGCACCCTTAGCGCGCTGCTTAAAAGGGCAGCATATGATACTTATTGCGTAGGGAGCGCGTGTGAAGTTAATCCAGAGACGATGAGCCTGCTTGAGCCTATTTCGCAGCATTCCTACAAAGCCTATCGCGCACTTGTGTATGAAAATAAGGGATTTATGGAGTATTTTAAAAATGCTACGCCCATAGAATTTATACAGAATCTAAACTTAGGTTCGCGCCCAAGCAAGCGCAAAGACACGCAAAAAGTCGAGGATTTACGCGCAATTCCCTGGGTAT includes the following:
- a CDS encoding phosphoenolpyruvate carboxylase, with protein sequence MQHITDTNSPLSRSSLLEPAQMEFVGEIITSLLQSIDTELTHAFISIKQSLEKKDIETFKRALAEISAQDKTLFIIKAFTLYHMLLNIIEELNLSNNATLNTLPQSLQDLNKEGYDTCDMLEILEHLRFYPVFTAHPTESRRRTFLEAHHQMSQNIQAIFTHNDSAAKAQLLYRLHLLWHTHLVRSEKMEILFELDNLLYIIESSILEAATKVLGDIQCLLNKNLEHSPITLGSWIGGDRDGNPYVSNEIMTKVMKIAHKAIIEVYIKKCDKLIRELSMSMDFIKPSKALMQSLQDNIAQLSQSQATLFAKEPFRAKLYLIKKKLQNRLIAINTVDNIDFTYKDSKELIGDIDMLIESLDSISAAGLVEFRHLVLLGGFHLLRLDFREHRDVILNATSEVFCLIGRSDSDFKDLSENKKCEILNTALGAKRFDLNTILEELSPETRRFVGAFLRIQWAKKHISEHILQSFIISMCTEASDLLCVLWFAKQSGLWKPGKKKEAKSGKAKISITPLFETIDDLQRAQSIIQTLCVNPHYRQYLLDNQSTQEIMIGYSDSSKDGGIFASNYNLYHAISNLTKLQSTLDIHIRFFHGRGGSVSRGGGSLEEALLSSSPQSVNGVLKTTEQGEMISAKYLNKNIATKNFSSTLSALLKRAAYDTYCVGSACEVNPETMSLLEPISQHSYKAYRALVYENKGFMEYFKNATPIEFIQNLNLGSRPSKRKDTQKVEDLRAIPWVFAWTQNRSIIPAWYGLGSGLAQGDKNALRDCYAQSLFFKTTIDNISQALLKVDLDIAKLYNEFVKNKAIREDIWEHIYAQYNLTLEYLLYLRNESELLDSESGIRESILLRKPYLSVLNLTQIELIKKYQSSHYAKAQERLMEQIHATIVGIAQGIRNTG